The segment CCTTCACGCCGTTCGACCAGATCGACAAGGCGCCGGAGGAGCGTCAGCGCGGTATCACCATCTCGATCGCGCACGTCGAGTACCAGACCGAGGCGCGTCACTACGCCCACGTCGACTGCCCGGGTCACGCGGACTACATCAAGAACATGATCACCGGTGCGGCCCAGATGGACGGTGCGATCCTCGTCGTCGCCGCCACCGACGGCCCGATGCCGCAGACCAAGGAGCACGTCCTCCTGGCCCGCCAGGTCGGCGTCCCCTACATCGTCGTCGCCCTGAACAAGGCCGACATGGTGGACGACGAGGAGATCCTGGAGCTCGTCGAGCTCGAGGTCCGCGAGCTCCTCTCCGAGTACGAGTTCCCGGGCGACGACCTGCCGGTCGTCCGCGTCTCGGCGCTGAAGGCGCTCGAGGGCGACAAGGAGTGGGGCGAGAAGCTCCTCGGCCTCATGCACGCCGTCGACGAGGCCATCCCGACCCCGGCCCGCCTCACCGACCAGCCGTTCCTGATGCCGATCGAGGACGTCTTCACGATCACCGGTCGTGGCACCGTCGTCACCGGCCGCATCGAGCGCGGCATCCTCAAGGTCAACGAGACCGTCGACATCATCGGCATCAAGACCACCAAGACCACCACCACGGTCACCGGTATCGAGATGTTCCGCAAGCTGCTCGACGAGGGCCAGGCCGGTGAGAACGTCGGCCTGCTGCTCCGCGGCATCAAGCGCGAGGACGTCGAGCGCGGCCAGGTCATCATCAAGCCGGGTTCGGTCACCCCGCACACCGACTTCGAGGCCCAGGCCTACATCCTGTCGAAGGACGAGGGTGGCCGTCACACCCCCTTCTTCAACAACTACCGCCCGCAGTTCTACTTCCGTACCACGGACGTGACCGGCGTCGTGACCCTCCCCGAGGGCACCGAGATGGTCATGCCGGGCGACAACACCGCCATGACCGTCGCGCTGATCCAGCCCGTCGCCATGGAGGAGGGCCTGAAGTTCGCCATCCGTGAGGGTGGCCGCACCGTCGGCGCCGGCCAGGTCACCAAGATCGTCAAGTAATTGCCGATCTGACCCCTGGTCATCCAGGAGGGCCCGGCCCCGTCCCGCGAGGGAGGGGGCCGGGCCCTCCGGCGTTCCAGCCCCCGTCGCGCTGCGGGTGGGGGCGAGCGGCACGTGCGGAACGCGAGAGGCGCGGCACCGTGGGAACGGTGACGCGCCTCTCGCGCGTCCGGGCCCGGGGCCCGGTTTTGTCGGTCAGGCCCGGACCGAGGGGTGGTCCGAGTGGCCGGCCCGGACGCCCTCCGCGTCCTCGCCCTGCGGACCGGCCGCCGCGGCGGCGGCCGCGCGGCGCTCCTGCCGGCGGGCCAGCGGGCGCGGCGTCCAGTTCTTCAGCCTCATCGCGGGCGATTCGACCAGGTACCAGGAGATCGCGGCCAGCACCACCGTCCCGGCCAGCGCGCAGGCGAGGAAGCCGATCTTGCCGTACTTCACGAAGCCGAGCATGGCCAGTGCCTGCTCCACGGTGAAGCCGTAGATGTAGATGCCGTACGAGAAGTCCCGGTTGCGGCCGATCCGCTGGAACGGGCTCGGCAGCCGGATCGCGAGCCAGAACAGCAGGTAGGCGAAGGCCGGGTAGCCGATCACGAACAGGCCGCCGTAGCGCATGGTGACGGCCAGGGCGACCAGCGAGAGCAGGGCCAGCCCGTCGTGCACCGGGACCTTCTCCCGGTAGAGCTGGACGGTCGCGCCCAGCAGGAAGACGAAGCCCAGGTGGATCAGGAAGTGCGTCGACATCGGGCCCAGCAGCGGCACGTTGACCGAGGTGCTCATGTCGCCGGGGATGCCGTGGCGCATGCTCGGCGCGTCCAGCCAGTCGTTGACGATCAGCACCCAGAGCGCGAGCGCGGCCAGCGGCACGAAGCGGCGGGCCTTGAGCAGCACGCCGCCGGCCGCGAGCATGCCGACCATCACGTAGCAGAGCAGCTCGTACTTGAGCGACCACAGCGCGCCGTTCACGCTCTGGTCGTGGTTGGTGCCCCGGTGGACGCCGTCGGCGATGACGCCGGAGACGTCCCAGCCGCTGGTCAGCGAGGTGTTCCAGGTGCCCTTCAGGTAGTGCCAGGGTCCGGCCGGGTGGTTCCAGAAGCCGTCCATGGTGCCGTGCAGGTACTGGTACAGCAGCGGCATGATCACCAGGGTGGAGATCAGCAGCGACCCCCACAGCCCGGGCATGATGCGCAGCACCCGGTGCCAGCTGTAGCGGCCGATGCCGGTCCGCCGGCCACTGCCGGTGATCATGAAGCCGGAGAGCACGAAGAAGCCGACCACCGCCATCTTCCCGATGTCGGTCTGCTCGCCGCTGTGCTTCCACAGCGGGTCGAGGTGCCCGTAGCCCAGCGGGTACAGGTGCGAGACCACCACGGAGGTAGCCAGCGCCAGTCGCAGCAGGCCGAAACTGTTGGCGCGGCCGGAGAAAAGCTCCGCCAGGGTGCCGCGGGAGCGGAGCAGTCCGTTGGATCTCATGTGTTCCTCGGTGGAATCGGGAGGCAGGGGGCTATCGGGTGGCGGTGCGGGCCCGCCACAGGTCGGCGACGCCGTCGGCCAGGGTCCGGGTGGGGGCCCAGCCGAGCTGCTCGCGGGCCAGCGAGACGTCCATCTGCTGCCACTCCGTCTCCGGGCCGGTGCCGTCGGGTGCGGGCACCTCGGTGATCTCGACGGGCACCCCGCTGGCCTCGATCAGCAGCTCCACCAGGACCCGGGCGGCGGTGGCCCGGCCGGTGCCGACGTTGATCACCGGAACGGTGGTGCGGGCGCCGATCGCGGCCAGCACCGCGTCCACGGTGTCGGCCAGGTCGACGAAGTCGCGCTGCGCGGTCAGCGGCTGCAGCGACAGCTGCGCGGTGCGCCCGGCCAGCCGGGCCTCGTCCAGCTTCGCGGCCATCACGCCGAGCAGGCTGTGCCCGGGCTGGCCGGCGCCGACCACGTTGCCCAGCCGCAGCGTCACGGCGTCGATCCGGCCGTCCGCGACCGCCCGGGTGATCGTCTCGGTGGCGGCCAGCTTCAGCTTGCCGTACTCCATCACCGGCGCCGGCGCGTCGTCCTCGCGCCGGCTGGTGCCGATCGGGGCCATGCCGTACTCGTGCACGGTGCCCAGGTGCACCAGCCGGGCCGGGCGGGACATCGCGGCGACCGCCTCGACCAGCCGGTCGACCAGCACCACGTTGGCCTCGTGCATCTGCTCGTCGTTCAGGCCCCACATGCCGCCGGCCGCGTTGACCACGGCGTCGACGCCCTCCCGGTCCAGCAGCGCGGCCAGCTCGGCGGGGGCGGTGGCGGACAGGTCCACGGAGGCGAAGCGCCCGGCCGGCGGGTCGGCGGGCACCGTCCGGGCCAGGGTGAGCACCTGGTGGCCGCGCTCGGCCAGCCGGGCGCACAGCACCCGGCCGATGAACCCGGTGCCGCCGAGGACGGCCACCCGGGCGGGAGCGGAGGGGGGAACGGACATGGCGCGCAACTCTCCTAGGGGACGGGGGACTTCAGCGGCCGCGGCCGGAGCCGGCCGCGGCGTTCTTCAGCAGCGACTTCGCGCCCTTCCACTGCTTGGCCCTGAGTGCCCCGGGCACCAGGGTCAGCGCGTGGATGCGGGCCGAGATGTGCAGTCGGGACGCCTTCGCGGCGCGGTGCCAGCCCTGCGCGTCCAGCCGGTCGGCGGCGTCCAGGAAGTAGCGGTGCGCCTCGGCGAAGCGGTGCCCGGAGAACGCCGAGGTGGCGGAGACCGACAGGTGCCGGCGGTACTGGAAGCTGCGCACGTCGTCGATGGCCATCTCCTCGCCGGCCTGCAGCAGGTCGATCACCAGCGCCAGGTCCTGGATGATCTCCAGGTTGTCCCGGAAGCCGGTGCCCTTGACCGCGTCGGTGCGCCAGCAGATCGACGGGAAGTACAGCCAGTTGCCCTTCAGCAGGCTGACCGCCAGCTCCTCGCCGCCCATCGTGTACCGGCCGGTGCGCCGGGGTGCGTACAGCCGCCGCTTGGCCTCGTCGGCCAGCGAGCTGGCGGGCTTCCCGTCGCCGTCGATCACCTCGACGCCGGGCTGGATCATCGCCACGCCGGGGAAGGCCTCGATCGAGGTCCGGACGTTCGCCACGTAGTTCGGCAGCATCACGTCGTCGGTGCCCATGAACACCAGGTACTCGTACTCGGCCAGCCCCAGGCACTTGCGGTAGTTGCCGGTCACGCCGAGGTTCTGCTCGTTGCGGAAGTACCGCACCCGCGGGTCGCCGAGCTGCTCGAACCACTCCGGGACGCCCGGCTCCTTGCCGTCGTCGACGACGGTCAGGCGCCAGTCCCGGTCGGTCTGGGCCAGGACGCTCCGTACCGCCTCCTGCATCAGGGCGACATTGCCGTAGTAGGGGAGCAGCACATCGAGCGTGGTCATGTCGGGGCACATCCGCGGAGGTGAGTGGGAGGGCCCGGGGGCCCGGCGGCGGGCCCATCATACGTGCGCGCCCCGTGGCCGAACGGGTCGGCGGCGGGGCGCGCGGGCGGCTCCGGGACGGCTCAGTCCTGCCGCAGACTCCGGTAGAACTCCTGGCACTTGCCGTACTCGGGCAGCAGGCCGGAGGCGAGCGCCTCGGCCAGCGTGGGCGCCTCGGCGTCCTTCGCGGACAGCTGCGGGTCCTCCACCGGCCACTCGATGCCGAGCTCCGGGTCGAGCGGGTGCACGCCGTGCTCGCCGGTCGGGTTGTAGGTCTCCGAGCAGACGTAGGACAGCGTCGCGTCGTCGGTCAGCGCGCAGAAGCCGTGGCCCAGGCCCTCGGGGATGTACACCGAGCGGCGGTCGGCGTCGTCGAGCCGGACGAACTCCCACTTCCCGAACGCGGGGGAGCCGACCCGCAGGTCGACGACCACGTCCAGCACCGCGCCGCGCACGCAGCTGACGTACTTGGCCTGGCCGGGCGGCACGTCGGCGAAGTGCACGCCGCGCACCACGCCCTTCGCGGAGACCGACAGGTTGCCCTGGGCGAGGCGCAGCGGGTGCCCGACCACCTCGGACAGCTTGTCGAAGCGGTACCACTCCATGAACAGGCCGCGCGGGTCGCCGAACTGCTGCGGGGTGACCTCGAAGGCGCCGGGGATCGACAGTTCGCGGAACTTCACCGGGGGTTCTCCTCGTCCAGCAGGGCCAGCAGGTACTCGCCGTACCCGCTCTTGGTGAGCGGTTCGGCCAGGGCGCGCAGCTGCGCGTCGTCGATCAGTCCGGCCCGCCAGGCGGTCTCCTCCAGGCAGCCGATCTTGAAGCCCTGCCGCTCCTCGATGACCCGGACGAACTCGGAGGCCTGCACCATCGACACGAAGGTGCCGGTGTCCAGCCAGGCGGTGCCCCGGTCCAGCGTGGTGACGTGGAGCTGGCCGCGCCGCAGGTACTCCTCGTTGACCGAGGTGATCTCCAGCTCGCCGCGGGCGCTGGGCTCCAGCTCCGCCGCTATCCCGACCACCTGGTTGTCGTAGAAGTACAGGCCGGGCACCGCGTAGCGGGACTTCGGCTTCGCCGGCTTCTCCTCGATGGACAGCACCCGCCCGTCCTCGGCGAACTCCACCACGCCGTACGCGGTCGGGTCGGCCACCGGGTAGGCGAAGACCCGGCCGCCCTCGGGCGAGGTGTGCTGGGCGAGCCGGGTGCCCAGCCCGGAGCCGTGGAAGATGTTGTCCCCGAGGATCAGCGCCACCGACTCGTCGCCGATGAAGTCCGCGCCCAGCACGAAGGCCTGGGCGATGCCCTCGGGCTTCTCCTGCACCGCGTACTCCAGCCGCAGGCCGAACTGCGAGCCGTCGCCGAGCAGCCGCTCGAACTGGTCCCGGTCCTGCGGGGTGGTGATGATCAGGACCTCGCGGATGCCCGCCATCACCAGGGTGGAGAGCGGGTAGTAGATCATGGGCTTGTCGAAGACCGGCAGCAGCTGCTTCGAGACGGCCCGGGTCAGCGGCCAGAGCCGCGAGCCGGTGCCGCCTGCCAGGAGGATTCCACGCATGCGGGCAGCTTAGACCGACCGGCACATGGAGGGCGGCACCGCCCGGACTCGGCCCTCACCCCGCTCCTTCCCCCATCCCTCCACGTGCCGGTCGGTCTTACGGGGCCCGGCGGGGGCGGGGGAGACCGAGGGCGGGGGCCCGGGGCCCGGCGGGTAGACTGCCGCCACTATGCGCATCCTCGTGACCGGCGGAGCCGGCTTCATCGGTTCGGAGTTCGTCCGCCAGCTCCTCGGCGCGGATCCGGCCGCCCAGATCACCGTCCTCGACAAGCTCACCTACTCGGGCGTCGAGGCCAACCTCGCCCCGGTCGCGGGCCACGCGGGCTACGCCTTCATAAAGGCCGACATCTGCGACCCGGAGGCCGTCGACGCCGCGATGGCCGGCCACGACGTGGTGGTGCACTTCGCCGCCGAGTCGCACGTCGACCGCTCCATCGAGGGCGCCGGCCCGTTCGTCACCACCAACGTGCTGGGCACCCAGGTCCTGCTGGACGCCGCCCGCAAGCACGGCGTCGGCCGCTTCGTGCACGTCTCCACCGACGAGGTGTACGGCTCGATCTCCGAGGGCTCCTGGACCGAGACCTGGCCGCTGGTCCCGAACTCCCCGTACTCGGCCTCCAAGGCCGCCTCCGACCTGCTGGCGCTGGCCTACCACCGCACCCACGGCATGGACGTGGTGGTCACCCGCTGCTCCAACAACTACGGGCACTACCAGTTCCCGGAGAAGGTCATCCCGCTGTTCACCACCAACCTGCTGGACGGCCGGAAGGTCCCGCTGTACGGCGACGGCGGCAACATCCGCGACTGGCTGCACGTCTCCGACCACTGCCGCGGCATCGAACTGGCCATGAACAAGGGCCGGGCCGGCGAGGTCTACAACATCGGCGGCGGCACCGAGCTGACCAACAAGGAGCTCACCGGCCTGCTGCTGGAAGCGGCCGGCGCCGACTGGGACCGGGTCGAGCGGGTCGCCGACCGCAAGGGCCACGACCTGCGCTACTCGCTGGACATCAGCAAGATCAGCGAGGAGCTCGGCTACACCCCGCAGGTCCGCTTCGAGGACGGGCTGGCGGCCACCCTCGCCTGGTACCGCGACAACCGCGACTGGTGGGAGCCGCTCAAGGCCCGCACCGGTCTCCAGGGCTGAGCCGCGGAGAGGGAACCGTTCCCGTGAGCAACCCGATCGGCAAGCTGCTCGGCGCGCTGCCCCCCGGCGTCCGGCTGGTCGCCGGGGGCACCGTCGTCCTCGGCGCGTCCTCGTACATCTACCTGGCCCTGGCCGGCTACAGCCTGGACAAGAGCCAGGTGGCGGGGATCTCGGTGCTGTGGACCGTGGTCATGTCCGTCGGCTACGGGCTGTTCACCCCGGTCGAGCTGGAGCTCAACCGGCTGGTCTCCACCCGCGACGCGGTCGGCCAGGGGCCGCTGGCCGCCGCCCGCCGGGTCCTGGTGTTCACCGGGGCCGTGCTGGCCCTGGTGCTCGCGGTGATCGCCGCCGCCGCCCGGCCGATCGCCGACGCGCTGTTCTCCGGCGACCTCGGACTGGTGGTCGGCCTGGCCGGCGCGATGGTCGGACTGGCCGTCAGCTCGGTGGTCCGTGGCGTGCTGGCCGGCCTCGGCCGGTTCAAGCCCTACGGCCGGCAGCTCGCCGTCGACGGCGGCCTGCGGATCCTGCTGGCCGCGCTGCTCCCGCTGGCCGGCCTGCACTCGGCGGTCGCCTTCAGCCTGATCCTGGTGGCCGCGCCGCTGGCCGCCTCGGTGATCGGCCTGCGCGGCGTGCTGGCCGACCGCCGCGGCGGCCCGGCGCCGAGCTGGCCCGCGGTGGTCCGCGGGGTCGGCATGCTGACCGGCTCGACCCTGCTGTCCCAGCTGATGGTCAACGCCGCGGTGGTCAGCGTGAAGCTGCTCGCACCGCACGACAACGACCTGGTCTCCGCCCTGCTGAACGCCGTGGTGCTGGCCCGGGTCCCGCTGTTCGCCTACGCCGCGATCCAGGCCTCGCTGGTCTCCGCGCTCTCCGGCGCGGCCGCGGTGGGCGACCACGCGGAGTTCCGGCGCACCCTCACCCGGACGGGGGGGATCGTGGCCGCGATGTGCGCGCTGGCCGGCCTCCCGACCGTCCTGCTCGGGCCCGACCTGATCCGGTTGGCCTTCAACGCGGCCCCGGTGCTGGACCGCGCGGACTTCCTCTGGCTGGTCCTGGGCACGCTGTTCTTCATGCTGGCCACGGTGTTCGGCCAGGCCCTGCTCTCCGTCGGTCGGCACCGGCAGCAGCTGTTCTCCTGGCTGGCGGGCACCATTGTCCTGGCGGCCGTGACGCTGTTGCCCGGGCAGGTGGCACCGCGGGCAGAATTCGGCTACCTGGCTGGTGCCGCGATCAGCGCTGCTGGCATGCTGTGGTCGCTGGTTCGTTCGCTGTCCCACGGCCGGCGCCCAGCAGCCGACCGGGCGGCCGACGAACGGCACCCCGCACCGGCCGTACCCGGTACCTCGGACCGTTATGCGCGGTAGGCGTCGGACGTTTCGCACGGCACGACGGAGAACGTGCTGCGACCGCCGCGCCCACCGCCGCTGAAAGGCGAATCTTGTCGTGCGACTAACGATCATCACCTCCATCACCGGTGTACTGGTGCTGCTGTACATCCTCGAGCTGCTGCGGCGTCAGCAGCTCCGGGAGAAGTACGCGGTGATCTGGCTGGCCATCGGTCTCGCGGTGGCCCCGCTCGGCTTCTTCCCCGACCTGCTGGACTCCACCGCCCGCCGGGTCGGCATCGCGTCCGGCGTCAGCCTGGTGCTCTTCGCGGGCTTCGTCATGGTCCTGCTGGTCTGCCTGCACCTGAGCTGGGAGGCCAGCCGCCTGGAGGCCGAGACCCGCAGCCTCGCCGAGGAGGTCGCGCTGCTGCGCTCCCACCTGGTCGAGCACCACGGGTACCCGGTCAGCAAGCAGAACAAGGCGGAGACCGCCGACGACACCGAGGTGTACTCATGATCGACGGCAAGCGCGTCCTCATCATCCTGCCCGCCTGGAACGAGCAGGACGGCCTCCCCGGCGTCCTCAAGGAGATCCGCACGACCCTCCCGGGCGTGGACACCCTGGTGGTCGACGACGGCTCCACCGACCGCACCTCCGCGGTCGCCGCGGAGTTCGGCTCCCCGGTCGCCCAACTCCCGTACAACCTCGGCGTCGGCGGCGCGATGCGGCTGGGCTACCGGTACGCCTTCCTGCACGGCTACGACGTCGCCATCCAGGTCGACTCCGACGGCCAGCACGACCCGGCGTACGTCCCGGTGATGCTGGAGAAGCTCAAGGAGGCCGACCTGGTGATCGGCGCCCGCTTCGCCGGCCAGGGCGACTACACGGTGCGCGGCCCCCGCAAGTGGGCGATGAGCCTGCTGTCCGTGGTGCTCTCCCGGATCACCCGCACCAAGCTGACCGACACCACCTCCGGCTTCCGCGCCTCGAACAAGCAGCTGATCGAGTTCTTCGCGCAGTGGTACCCGGTGGAGTACCTCGGCGACACCATCGAGAGCATGGTCGGCGCCGCCCGCTGCGGCTTCGTCGTGCGCCAGGTGCCGGTCGCCATGCGCGAGCGGACCACCGGCACCCCCAGCGCCTCGCCGATCAAGGCCACCGTCTACCTGGGCCGGGCCGGCCTGGTCCTGCTGCTGGCGATGATCCGCCGGATGCCCAAGCACCTCAAGGCCCTGGCCCCCCGACGCGCCGGGAGCGGCCGCGTCCTGACTGGACAGTGAGCGGCATGACAGACCTGACCACCGAGCCGGCCGCCCCCGCGGCCGCCGCCCCCGGACGCGACTCCCGGCTGGGCCGGATCGGCGACCGGCTGCACGACCTCAAGCCCTGGCAGCTGCGGTCCGCCGAGTTCGTGGTGAGCATCGGCGCCTCCCTGCTCTTCCTGCGGCTGTGCATGCACATCAGCGTCAACCCGCTGCAGCGGGTCGGGCAGGTCAGCGGCCTGGCCAAGGTCCAGCAGTACGGCGCCCTGGTCGGCCTGCCGCTGCTGGCGGTGCTGCTCTACACCGCCTACCGCGGCAGCCTGCGCCGCCACCAGCTGGTCCAGCGCCTGGTCTGCGCCGCGGTGGCCGGCCTGGCCACCGGCGCGGTGGCCGGCGGCATCGCGGTCGCCCTGCACGGCACCCCCTTCGGCCTGGGCGGCCAGGAGGGCGACCCGGGCAACGTGATGGGCATGGCGAACAACATGATGACCGGGCACAAGCTGCTGCCCGGCGTCTACCCGCCGCTGTTCCCGGCCGCGCTCGCGGTGGTCGCCAAGGTCTTCCACCACGGCGTCTCCGGGGTCGGCTACGCCATGAAGGACCTCCAACTGGTGGTCACCGCGGTGGCCGGCCCGGCCACCTACCTGGCCTGGCGGCTGCTGCTGCGCCCGTTCTGGGCGGTCCTGCTGGCGGCCCCCGCGGCGATCCTGTTCATGGACCCGATCCGCCCGTACAGCCACATCACCATGCTGGTGATGATCCCGGTGCTGGCCGGCTGCCTGCGCGAGCTGCACCGGGCGTCCACCCTCTCCACCCGCTCGCTGCTGCTGCGCGCGGCCGGGTTCGGCGCCTCCTTCGGCATCCTGTTCCTGTGGTACTCGGGCTGGTTCATCTGGGCCGCGCCCGGCGTGATGCTGCTGGCCGTGTTCCTGGTGCCGTGGCGCGGCGGCCGGGCCCGGCTGCGCCCCGCGCTGACCTACCTCGGGGTGACCCTGCTGGCGGCCGGCGTCGTCGGCTCGCCGCTGCTGTACCAGATGGTCCGGCTGGGGGCGACCACCAAGGACCGGTACGCGTACGTGATGACGTACATCGACCCGGCGTACGTGATGGGCTGGGTCTCGGACCGCGAGGGCCACACCAACTACCACGTGTACCCGCAGACCGGGGAGCTGGCCGGGCAGAGCGCCTTCACCCTGCTGCTGCTGGCCGCGGTCGGCCTGGCGCTGGCGCTCGGGCTGCGCAACGTCGCGGTGCGCACCGCCGCCGCCGCGCTGATCAGCTCCTGGCTGCTGCGGTTCTGGTTCGCCTCGCACATGCAGCACGACCAGGCGGTGCAGCTGTACCCGCGCACCACCTGGATCATCATGTACACCCTGATCATCCTGGCGGTGTTCGGCCTGATGATGGCCTCCCAGCGCTCGGTGGGCTGGCTGCGCGGGGTCGGCGAGGCGGTCCGCCCGGCCCGGGCGATCACCCCGCAGGCGGTGGCCCGGGGCGTGGCCGGCGCGGTCTGCGCGCTGGCGCTGTTCGCCACCATGGGCGCCTCCTGGTCGGCCAACCGCTACATGCCGACCACCGAGGCCGGCGTCGAGGACATGGGCCTGGACGCGCTGCGCGCGCACCACATCAAGCAGCAGAACGGCACCTGCCCGAAGTACGCGGGCGGTGACTGCAGCGACATCAACATGGAGCTGGCCGAGTACACCTTCGGCCCGGACGACCTCCGGATCTTCTGCGGCAACGCCGACAAGGAGCAGTGGCCGCTGCAGTGCGGGCGCAACCGCCCCTGGTGACGGACCCCTCGCCCGATCGGGGCCGGTGCGGCGACGCCGCACCGGCCCCGATTGGCGTATCGCGCTCCTCCTGTGGCAGGATGTCCGGGTTGCTCGGTTGAGTACCGATGCTGCGCGCCTCCCGCCGGGAGGACCGGAAGCGAGTCCCATGTACTCGTCGTTCCCGTGAATGGCCGTTCATGTGCCCACGTGCTGTGTGTGGGTGCAGTGGTGTGTAAGCGACACCGCGGCAGCTGCGGGGCGAAAGTACGGGAATCTTCCGGGAAGCGTGTGCGGGGTACCGGCCCGGCTCACCCCAACCCCAGAAGTTCGAAACCGACGAGATGTTTCGCCGGTTTTTTGCAAGCGCGAGGGCGACACGCCCGAGCGCGGGGGTCGGAGGAGGAGTCGTGCAGCGACGTACGACACAAAGGACTACGAAGTAGCCATGGCGGGACAGAAGATCCGCATCCGGCTCAAGGCCTACGACCACGAGGTCATCGACTCCTCGGCGAAGAAGATCGTCGAGACGGTGATCAGGACTGGTGCGCAGGTCGCGGGCCCGGTGCCGCTGCCCACTGAGAAGAACGTTTACTGCGTCATCCGCTCGCCGCACAAGTACAAGGACTCGCGCGAGCACTTCGAGATGCGCACTCACAAGCGTCTGATCGACATCCTCGACCCCACGCCGAAGACGGTTGACTCGCTGATGCGTCTCGACCTGCCGGCGGGCGTCGACATCGAGATCAAGCTCTGAGAGGCGCACCGAAGATGGCTAAGCAGATTAAGGGCATCCTGGGCGAGAAGCTCGGCATGACCCAGGTCTGGGACGAGAACAACCGGGTCGTCCCGGTGACCGTCGTCAAGGCTGGGCCCAATGTCGTGACCCAGGTCCACACCGCCGACAGCCCGGCCGGCTACGACGCCGTCCAGATCGGCTTCGGCGAGATCGACCCCCGCAAGGTGAACAAGCCCCTCCAGGGCCACTTCGCCAAGGCCGGTGTCACCCCCCGCCGCCACCTGGTCGAGCTCCGTACCGCGGATGCGTCCGAGTACACCCTGGGCCAGGAGATCACCGCCGAGCTGTTCGAGGCGGGTGTCAAGGTCGACGTGACCGGCACCTCCAAGGGCAAGGGCTTCGCCGGTGTCATGAAGCGTCACAACTTCAAGGGCCTCGGCGCCGGTCACGGCACCCAGCGCAAGCACCGTTCGCCCGGCTCCATCGGTGGCTGCGCCACCCCGGGTCGTGTGTTCAAGGGCATGCGCATGGCGGGTCGGATGGGCCACGAGCGCGTGACCACCCAGAACCTGACCGTGCACGCGGTCGACGCGGAGAAGGGTCTGCTGCTCATCAAGGGCGC is part of the Kitasatospora cineracea genome and harbors:
- the tuf gene encoding elongation factor Tu, whose amino-acid sequence is MAKAKFERTKPHVNIGTIGHIDHGKTTLTAAITKVLHDAYPDINPFTPFDQIDKAPEERQRGITISIAHVEYQTEARHYAHVDCPGHADYIKNMITGAAQMDGAILVVAATDGPMPQTKEHVLLARQVGVPYIVVALNKADMVDDEEILELVELEVRELLSEYEFPGDDLPVVRVSALKALEGDKEWGEKLLGLMHAVDEAIPTPARLTDQPFLMPIEDVFTITGRGTVVTGRIERGILKVNETVDIIGIKTTKTTTTVTGIEMFRKLLDEGQAGENVGLLLRGIKREDVERGQVIIKPGSVTPHTDFEAQAYILSKDEGGRHTPFFNNYRPQFYFRTTDVTGVVTLPEGTEMVMPGDNTAMTVALIQPVAMEEGLKFAIREGGRTVGAGQVTKIVK
- a CDS encoding acyltransferase family protein — protein: MRSNGLLRSRGTLAELFSGRANSFGLLRLALATSVVVSHLYPLGYGHLDPLWKHSGEQTDIGKMAVVGFFVLSGFMITGSGRRTGIGRYSWHRVLRIMPGLWGSLLISTLVIMPLLYQYLHGTMDGFWNHPAGPWHYLKGTWNTSLTSGWDVSGVIADGVHRGTNHDQSVNGALWSLKYELLCYVMVGMLAAGGVLLKARRFVPLAALALWVLIVNDWLDAPSMRHGIPGDMSTSVNVPLLGPMSTHFLIHLGFVFLLGATVQLYREKVPVHDGLALLSLVALAVTMRYGGLFVIGYPAFAYLLFWLAIRLPSPFQRIGRNRDFSYGIYIYGFTVEQALAMLGFVKYGKIGFLACALAGTVVLAAISWYLVESPAMRLKNWTPRPLARRQERRAAAAAAAGPQGEDAEGVRAGHSDHPSVRA
- a CDS encoding NAD-dependent epimerase/dehydratase family protein, whose amino-acid sequence is MSVPPSAPARVAVLGGTGFIGRVLCARLAERGHQVLTLARTVPADPPAGRFASVDLSATAPAELAALLDREGVDAVVNAAGGMWGLNDEQMHEANVVLVDRLVEAVAAMSRPARLVHLGTVHEYGMAPIGTSRREDDAPAPVMEYGKLKLAATETITRAVADGRIDAVTLRLGNVVGAGQPGHSLLGVMAAKLDEARLAGRTAQLSLQPLTAQRDFVDLADTVDAVLAAIGARTTVPVINVGTGRATAARVLVELLIEASGVPVEITEVPAPDGTGPETEWQQMDVSLAREQLGWAPTRTLADGVADLWRARTATR
- a CDS encoding glycosyltransferase family 2 protein, with protein sequence MTTLDVLLPYYGNVALMQEAVRSVLAQTDRDWRLTVVDDGKEPGVPEWFEQLGDPRVRYFRNEQNLGVTGNYRKCLGLAEYEYLVFMGTDDVMLPNYVANVRTSIEAFPGVAMIQPGVEVIDGDGKPASSLADEAKRRLYAPRRTGRYTMGGEELAVSLLKGNWLYFPSICWRTDAVKGTGFRDNLEIIQDLALVIDLLQAGEEMAIDDVRSFQYRRHLSVSATSAFSGHRFAEAHRYFLDAADRLDAQGWHRAAKASRLHISARIHALTLVPGALRAKQWKGAKSLLKNAAAGSGRGR
- the rfbC gene encoding dTDP-4-dehydrorhamnose 3,5-epimerase yields the protein MKFRELSIPGAFEVTPQQFGDPRGLFMEWYRFDKLSEVVGHPLRLAQGNLSVSAKGVVRGVHFADVPPGQAKYVSCVRGAVLDVVVDLRVGSPAFGKWEFVRLDDADRRSVYIPEGLGHGFCALTDDATLSYVCSETYNPTGEHGVHPLDPELGIEWPVEDPQLSAKDAEAPTLAEALASGLLPEYGKCQEFYRSLRQD
- the rfbA gene encoding glucose-1-phosphate thymidylyltransferase RfbA, producing MRGILLAGGTGSRLWPLTRAVSKQLLPVFDKPMIYYPLSTLVMAGIREVLIITTPQDRDQFERLLGDGSQFGLRLEYAVQEKPEGIAQAFVLGADFIGDESVALILGDNIFHGSGLGTRLAQHTSPEGGRVFAYPVADPTAYGVVEFAEDGRVLSIEEKPAKPKSRYAVPGLYFYDNQVVGIAAELEPSARGELEITSVNEEYLRRGQLHVTTLDRGTAWLDTGTFVSMVQASEFVRVIEERQGFKIGCLEETAWRAGLIDDAQLRALAEPLTKSGYGEYLLALLDEENPR
- the rfbB gene encoding dTDP-glucose 4,6-dehydratase produces the protein MRILVTGGAGFIGSEFVRQLLGADPAAQITVLDKLTYSGVEANLAPVAGHAGYAFIKADICDPEAVDAAMAGHDVVVHFAAESHVDRSIEGAGPFVTTNVLGTQVLLDAARKHGVGRFVHVSTDEVYGSISEGSWTETWPLVPNSPYSASKAASDLLALAYHRTHGMDVVVTRCSNNYGHYQFPEKVIPLFTTNLLDGRKVPLYGDGGNIRDWLHVSDHCRGIELAMNKGRAGEVYNIGGGTELTNKELTGLLLEAAGADWDRVERVADRKGHDLRYSLDISKISEELGYTPQVRFEDGLAATLAWYRDNRDWWEPLKARTGLQG
- a CDS encoding DUF2304 domain-containing protein produces the protein MRLTIITSITGVLVLLYILELLRRQQLREKYAVIWLAIGLAVAPLGFFPDLLDSTARRVGIASGVSLVLFAGFVMVLLVCLHLSWEASRLEAETRSLAEEVALLRSHLVEHHGYPVSKQNKAETADDTEVYS